Proteins encoded in a region of the Moritella marina ATCC 15381 genome:
- a CDS encoding DUF2750 domain-containing protein, whose product MTETNPIITKFFADVKPNQQVWGLQDKTGEDWVVCDSVNFENTDAMPLWSSEALAKVHCSEEWKDFKPTAISIADLLEFWIEDLNEDNVIIGLNWESEGECAELELNDFTQSVVEIEKL is encoded by the coding sequence ATGACAGAAACAAATCCAATAATAACTAAATTCTTTGCTGACGTTAAACCTAACCAACAAGTTTGGGGCTTACAAGACAAAACAGGTGAAGATTGGGTTGTATGTGATTCAGTTAACTTCGAAAACACAGATGCAATGCCACTTTGGTCTTCAGAAGCACTTGCAAAAGTACATTGCAGTGAAGAATGGAAAGACTTCAAACCGACAGCTATCTCGATTGCTGACTTACTTGAATTTTGGATTGAAGATCTAAACGAAGATAACGTTATCATTGGCCTTAACTGGGAATCAGAAGGCGAATGTGCCGAGCTTGAGCTAAATGATTTTACTCAGTCAGTTGTAGAAATCGAAAAGCTTTAA
- a CDS encoding metal-dependent hydrolase, whose protein sequence is MANFNTHLNVAALLTGLSSATLVAAGHIDLNTAVWLWFLGTMGGLLPDIDSDNSTSLDTIFNLFSFAIILIIMRYIIDEDIGELSFFKVIGIPLVTYLVMKYGLRTVFERLTVHRGSCHSLLFLALCGLTMTKIIANVDGIDSSKADSLAWLSGGFVFLGGLIHLLLDEIYSVDLRNIRIKRSFGTALKLVDLDSKLLMLAMMIAVGFLWNTTPELEDTLDMLGDWSNFSWFSLV, encoded by the coding sequence ATGGCAAATTTTAATACACACTTAAATGTAGCAGCGCTATTAACAGGGTTATCTTCTGCTACTTTGGTTGCAGCGGGGCATATTGATCTTAATACTGCTGTTTGGCTTTGGTTCTTAGGCACAATGGGCGGTTTGTTACCAGATATCGATTCTGATAATTCGACTTCGCTCGATACCATTTTTAACCTGTTTTCTTTTGCGATTATTTTGATCATCATGCGTTACATTATTGATGAGGATATTGGGGAACTGAGTTTTTTTAAAGTGATAGGTATACCGCTTGTGACTTACCTTGTGATGAAGTATGGACTTAGGACTGTTTTTGAACGTTTAACGGTACACCGAGGCAGCTGTCATTCATTATTATTTCTAGCGTTATGCGGACTAACGATGACTAAAATCATCGCTAACGTTGATGGTATCGATTCAAGTAAGGCAGATAGTCTTGCTTGGTTGTCAGGCGGCTTTGTATTTTTAGGTGGCTTGATTCATTTATTGTTAGATGAAATATACAGTGTCGACTTACGCAATATAAGAATCAAACGGTCATTTGGTACGGCGTTGAAGTTGGTTGATTTGGACAGTAAACTCTTGATGTTAGCGATGATGATCGCGGTAGGGTTTCTGTGGAACACAACACCAGAGCTCGAGGATACACTTGATATGCTCGGGGATTGGTCTAATTTTAGCTGGTTTAGTTTGGTTTAG
- a CDS encoding Cof-type HAD-IIB family hydrolase produces MYKLIALDMDGTLLNAEGAISPRNKQAILAAVAQGTRVVLASGRPLEGMNWALEELGLTGEEDYVACYNGSLVYQVADKQLLRSQTVTGVDAKRLAELAGKLGVHVHAFSLKAGLITPKHNYYTDHEAKINGLAITEVDFSTLSDDEQILKVMMIDEPATLSAAIAQLPADIYQQYNILQSAPFFLEFLHNDSHKGIGVKAIADQFGINADEVICMGDAGNDKQMLEYAGLGVAMDNASDDIKAIANHITAHHNDDGVALVIEEFVLNK; encoded by the coding sequence ATGTATAAATTAATCGCGTTAGATATGGATGGTACTTTACTTAATGCTGAAGGTGCTATTTCTCCCCGTAATAAGCAAGCTATCCTTGCTGCTGTCGCACAGGGTACACGTGTCGTGCTTGCTTCAGGCCGTCCGTTAGAGGGCATGAATTGGGCATTGGAAGAGTTAGGCTTGACTGGTGAAGAAGATTACGTTGCTTGTTATAATGGCAGCTTAGTGTACCAGGTAGCTGATAAGCAATTACTACGCAGCCAAACAGTGACGGGTGTTGATGCCAAAAGATTAGCTGAATTAGCTGGTAAATTGGGTGTGCATGTTCATGCATTTTCATTAAAAGCAGGATTGATCACGCCGAAACATAATTACTATACCGATCATGAAGCGAAAATTAATGGTCTGGCTATCACGGAAGTGGATTTTAGTACTTTAAGCGATGATGAACAAATCTTAAAAGTGATGATGATCGATGAGCCGGCAACATTGTCTGCAGCGATTGCGCAATTACCAGCAGATATTTATCAGCAATACAACATTTTGCAAAGCGCACCGTTTTTCTTAGAATTCTTGCATAACGACAGTCACAAAGGTATCGGTGTGAAAGCAATTGCCGATCAATTTGGTATTAACGCAGACGAAGTGATTTGTATGGGTGATGCGGGTAACGATAAACAAATGCTAGAGTATGCAGGTTTAGGTGTCGCGATGGATAATGCAAGTGATGACATTAAAGCCATTGCTAACCACATTACTGCCCACCATAATGATGATGGCGTAGCACTTGTTATTGAAGAGTTCGTATTAAACAAATAG
- a CDS encoding cold-shock protein, whose amino-acid sequence MKGKIISYISAKKFGFICGDDGESYFLHVSSLLDKANESKLVKDVVVEFEPTETPKGLAAKQVHVPDVNFKKQLVAFFTAKSNQPRYGYVVARHTLSTRFFKDQNEGRSHIKQLAADIGCNAILNTNVEKVTFSEGGEDFTMHSFSGDFALVTEDVPCNIDTECAESVEIIEAKVTAVAGQFQRVNNTEIKAKAKQLRKSNPRLIAAGVVIVGALFALSTLSMS is encoded by the coding sequence GTGAAAGGAAAAATTATATCGTACATTTCTGCAAAGAAGTTTGGTTTTATTTGTGGCGATGATGGCGAGAGTTATTTCTTACATGTGTCGAGCTTGCTCGATAAAGCCAATGAATCTAAATTGGTGAAGGATGTTGTTGTTGAATTTGAACCAACAGAAACACCAAAAGGCCTTGCTGCAAAACAAGTACACGTACCGGATGTTAACTTTAAAAAACAGTTAGTTGCTTTTTTCACAGCGAAAAGCAATCAACCAAGATACGGGTATGTTGTTGCAAGACATACACTGAGCACACGTTTCTTTAAAGATCAAAACGAAGGTCGTAGCCACATTAAACAGTTGGCGGCAGACATAGGTTGTAATGCTATTTTAAATACAAATGTGGAAAAGGTTACCTTCTCTGAAGGTGGTGAAGATTTCACAATGCATTCATTTAGTGGTGACTTTGCATTAGTTACAGAAGATGTTCCGTGTAATATTGATACGGAATGTGCAGAATCTGTAGAGATCATTGAAGCCAAGGTTACAGCCGTAGCAGGGCAGTTTCAGCGTGTAAATAATACTGAAATTAAAGCGAAAGCAAAACAATTACGTAAATCTAATCCGCGATTAATCGCTGCTGGTGTCGTGATTGTAGGTGCTCTGTTCGCATTATCAACATTATCAATGTCATAG
- the def gene encoding peptide deformylase: protein MAVLTILTAPNKKLEIPAEQVTDVSTVQTLIDDMLDTMYKTDDGIGLASTQVGRKEAVVVIDISEGRDEPMVLINPVVVEGENIESGQEGCLSIPGYYADVARYTKVKVTALDREGNAVEINDDGFLAIAMQHEIDHLKGTLFIDYLSPLKKKMALKKVKKTIKEMD, encoded by the coding sequence ATGGCAGTATTAACAATTCTTACGGCACCAAACAAAAAATTAGAGATACCAGCTGAACAAGTAACGGATGTAAGTACAGTACAAACATTGATCGATGACATGCTTGATACTATGTACAAAACAGACGACGGTATTGGTCTTGCTTCAACGCAAGTTGGTCGTAAAGAAGCTGTTGTTGTTATTGATATTTCAGAGGGTCGTGATGAGCCTATGGTATTAATCAACCCAGTTGTTGTTGAAGGTGAAAACATCGAATCGGGTCAAGAAGGGTGTTTATCAATTCCTGGCTACTATGCTGATGTTGCACGTTATACAAAAGTGAAAGTAACGGCATTGGATCGTGAAGGCAACGCAGTTGAGATTAATGACGATGGCTTCTTAGCAATTGCAATGCAACACGAGATTGATCATCTTAAAGGCACGCTTTTTATTGATTATCTATCGCCGTTGAAAAAGAAAATGGCATTAAAGAAAGTTAAAAAAACAATCAAAGAAATGGACTAA
- a CDS encoding cold-shock protein, whose translation MSRGTVKWFNADKGFGFITPDEGGNDLFVHHSEIQTSGYATLEDGQKVEFEVGSGQKGPCATNVTAI comes from the coding sequence ATGAGTCGAGGTACAGTTAAGTGGTTTAATGCAGACAAAGGTTTTGGCTTTATCACCCCTGACGAAGGCGGTAATGATTTGTTTGTACACCATTCCGAAATTCAAACATCAGGTTATGCCACATTAGAAGACGGCCAAAAAGTTGAATTTGAAGTAGGTAGCGGTCAGAAAGGACCATGTGCTACTAATGTAACCGCTATTTAA
- a CDS encoding bifunctional transcriptional activator/DNA repair enzyme AdaA — protein MKKSAELDMQTLTPSKDSAGLDSSHINSSHIDPARMNKLVEVARHIETHADEKLTLSLLGDIACLSPSRLQRVFKQTFGVSPKAYQDAVRMRHFKRSLKAGAGVTDAIYAAGFGSISRVYGESTRNIGMAPKVYRAGGRGEYINYACRATLLGIMMMAATNKGVCSVQFGDDENTLLSQLKLEFPYAELTLSMAQNAPELDDWMAALDQHVNNGAPRPDLPLDIRGTVFQIKVWQFLLSIKEGDILTYGEVAKQIDHPKAVRAVASACGKNRIGVLIPCHRVLRSDGGLGGYRWGIERKRVLLANEKMD, from the coding sequence ATGAAAAAATCTGCGGAATTAGACATGCAAACCCTAACACCATCCAAGGATAGTGCTGGGCTAGACTCTTCTCACATTAACTCTTCTCATATAGACCCTGCTCGTATGAACAAACTTGTCGAGGTCGCTCGCCATATTGAAACTCATGCAGATGAAAAACTGACGTTGTCTCTGCTCGGCGATATTGCCTGTTTATCTCCGTCACGATTACAGCGTGTATTTAAGCAAACATTCGGTGTATCGCCCAAAGCGTACCAAGATGCTGTGCGTATGCGTCATTTCAAGCGTTCACTCAAAGCTGGTGCTGGTGTTACAGATGCTATATATGCCGCTGGTTTCGGTTCTATTAGTCGCGTATATGGTGAATCAACACGGAATATCGGCATGGCGCCGAAAGTCTATCGCGCGGGTGGTCGTGGCGAATATATCAATTATGCATGTCGCGCGACACTGCTTGGAATAATGATGATGGCAGCGACCAATAAAGGGGTTTGCTCTGTGCAGTTTGGGGATGATGAAAATACGTTGTTGTCGCAATTAAAACTAGAATTTCCGTATGCTGAATTAACTCTTTCGATGGCGCAAAATGCACCTGAACTTGATGATTGGATGGCCGCACTCGATCAACATGTCAACAACGGTGCACCGAGACCTGATTTACCCCTTGATATACGTGGGACTGTATTTCAAATTAAAGTATGGCAGTTTTTGTTAAGCATCAAAGAAGGCGATATTCTTACTTATGGTGAAGTGGCGAAACAAATTGATCACCCCAAAGCCGTACGGGCTGTTGCATCGGCGTGTGGCAAAAACCGTATTGGTGTATTAATCCCTTGCCACCGCGTATTGAGAAGCGATGGTGGGTTAGGTGGTTATCGTTGGGGCATAGAACGTAAGCGCGTGTTATTAGCAAACGAAAAAATGGATTAG
- a CDS encoding DMT family transporter, with the protein MTSPINQLMNARVWVMLILLSMLWGGSFFFVGVIVTELPPLTIVTLRVGIAAITLWIIAFMIGLRPPRELRVWVAFLGMGLLNNIIPFTLIVWGQTQIASGLASILNAATPIFAVVVAGILLPDERMTPLKLAGVAVGFAGVSVMIGMPALEGNGSFIAQLAVLTAALSYSFAGVYGRRFKTLGINPIITAAGQVTASVVVLLPIALTVDGPLDVASMSVDSWAAITGLAILSTAVAYVLYFKILALAGATNVLLVTLLVPVSAILLGSLFLNESLETIHFVGMLLIALGLSAIDGRLWQRLKRAK; encoded by the coding sequence ATGACATCCCCAATTAATCAGTTAATGAATGCCCGCGTATGGGTGATGCTAATTTTACTTTCCATGTTATGGGGCGGTTCATTCTTTTTCGTTGGCGTGATAGTTACCGAGCTTCCCCCATTAACGATAGTGACACTCAGAGTTGGTATCGCAGCGATAACACTCTGGATTATAGCGTTTATGATCGGGCTACGCCCACCCAGGGAATTACGTGTCTGGGTCGCCTTTCTAGGTATGGGGTTATTAAATAATATCATTCCCTTTACCCTGATTGTATGGGGACAAACTCAAATTGCATCAGGACTAGCATCTATTCTTAATGCCGCGACACCTATTTTCGCGGTTGTCGTTGCTGGCATATTATTACCTGACGAACGGATGACACCATTAAAATTAGCTGGTGTAGCGGTCGGGTTTGCAGGTGTATCTGTAATGATTGGCATGCCAGCTTTAGAAGGTAATGGCAGTTTTATCGCGCAATTAGCCGTACTCACGGCTGCTTTATCTTATTCTTTTGCTGGCGTGTATGGTCGCCGCTTTAAAACCTTAGGTATAAACCCGATCATCACCGCCGCAGGTCAAGTTACCGCATCTGTAGTCGTCTTGCTACCAATAGCCCTAACTGTTGACGGTCCACTTGATGTTGCATCAATGAGTGTGGATAGCTGGGCAGCCATAACGGGATTAGCGATTCTATCGACCGCTGTTGCATATGTACTTTATTTTAAAATATTAGCATTAGCAGGTGCTACTAACGTGTTATTAGTCACGCTGTTAGTCCCTGTTTCAGCTATTTTACTCGGTTCACTATTCTTAAATGAATCCTTAGAAACTATTCACTTTGTCGGTATGCTGCTTATTGCGCTTGGCTTATCGGCGATAGATGGTCGCTTGTGGCAACGCCTTAAACGCGCTAAATAA
- a CDS encoding DNA-3-methyladenine glycosylase family protein, whose translation MNSNVITQGVDAIALVDKEFANALSTLGAPAAKVNPHGFETFLSTIVSQQLSTKVATVIMQRVKVLLKNVTPERVMEVADQALRNAGLSWRKVEYAKGLAQAVLAGEFDIDGLDKLNDDEAITAITKLRGFGCWSAEIYLMFSLQRLDIFPADDLGLLVALGKLKGLPEKPTAKQARDMVKHWSPWRSVGALFLWEYYHKNDC comes from the coding sequence ATGAATAGTAATGTAATCACACAAGGTGTTGACGCCATTGCCCTTGTTGATAAAGAGTTTGCCAACGCTTTATCAACGCTAGGCGCACCTGCAGCCAAAGTAAACCCACATGGTTTTGAAACCTTCCTTTCTACGATCGTGAGTCAGCAATTATCAACCAAAGTAGCCACTGTGATCATGCAGCGAGTCAAGGTACTACTTAAAAATGTCACGCCAGAAAGGGTAATGGAAGTGGCAGATCAAGCTTTAAGAAATGCCGGGTTATCATGGCGAAAAGTAGAATATGCTAAAGGCTTAGCCCAAGCAGTTCTTGCCGGTGAATTCGATATTGATGGTTTAGATAAACTCAATGATGACGAGGCGATAACAGCAATCACCAAGCTAAGGGGCTTCGGCTGCTGGAGCGCCGAGATATATTTAATGTTTTCTTTGCAACGTCTGGATATTTTCCCCGCTGACGACTTAGGTCTATTAGTCGCATTAGGCAAACTAAAAGGGTTACCAGAAAAGCCAACAGCAAAACAGGCTAGAGACATGGTAAAACACTGGTCTCCTTGGCGCAGCGTAGGCGCTTTATTTTTATGGGAATACTATCACAAGAATGATTGTTGA
- a CDS encoding DUF1214 domain-containing protein encodes MKSILTKMALSILIASPVMVNANQQTLMPITEANYPTAETHRQMVIAQKNAGGINQFQHKNMLTPTDNQPVVRMNRDTYYSMAVVNVSKGATYTIPTVPEGMYVSVQPVTEDHRIQAMTYGAGKFEVTTHKGDYVYLVVRLDSRLNKTQVTAIQDGMKIDAGSSVPFTADTFDFDTIENVGNALKAKMPAINTRDGATALYGMFTDPTDSSNADFTEEKYQVGAAIGWGGAQTKDNVYEVSGNYPADTCYTANFDDPKNKAFWSITVYDKAGFMFNDIANVNSHTATQNTDGSYTVSFGCGEKAINNIETANESGVFNLGVRHYMPSDKVRSGELRVLPTVTK; translated from the coding sequence ATGAAATCAATACTAACTAAAATGGCACTAAGTATTTTAATTGCTTCACCAGTCATGGTAAATGCTAATCAACAAACGCTAATGCCTATAACAGAAGCAAACTATCCAACAGCAGAAACTCATCGCCAAATGGTGATAGCACAGAAAAATGCTGGTGGCATTAACCAGTTTCAACACAAAAACATGCTGACGCCCACTGACAACCAACCCGTAGTTCGCATGAATCGAGATACTTATTATTCAATGGCAGTTGTTAATGTATCTAAAGGAGCGACATACACTATCCCAACAGTACCAGAAGGTATGTATGTTTCGGTGCAACCAGTAACAGAAGATCACAGAATACAAGCGATGACATATGGGGCGGGTAAGTTCGAAGTCACAACACATAAAGGTGACTATGTATATTTGGTAGTCCGCCTAGATTCACGTTTAAATAAAACGCAAGTTACAGCTATTCAAGATGGGATGAAAATAGACGCTGGTTCATCTGTACCTTTTACTGCGGATACGTTTGACTTCGACACAATTGAAAATGTTGGGAATGCGTTAAAAGCAAAAATGCCAGCGATTAATACACGGGATGGTGCTACTGCGTTATACGGTATGTTTACCGATCCGACAGACAGTAGCAATGCTGACTTTACAGAAGAGAAATATCAAGTTGGTGCTGCAATAGGTTGGGGTGGTGCGCAGACAAAAGACAATGTATATGAAGTATCAGGAAATTACCCCGCTGACACTTGCTACACGGCTAACTTTGATGATCCAAAGAATAAAGCATTTTGGTCTATCACAGTTTATGACAAAGCAGGCTTTATGTTTAATGATATCGCCAATGTGAATTCACACACAGCCACACAAAACACAGACGGCAGTTACACTGTTTCATTTGGTTGTGGTGAGAAAGCGATAAATAATATTGAGACTGCCAATGAATCCGGCGTTTTCAACCTTGGTGTTCGTCATTACATGCCAAGTGATAAAGTACGTTCTGGTGAGTTGCGCGTACTTCCTACTGTGACAAAATAG
- a CDS encoding DUF3332 family protein, giving the protein MIIHNKYKKIIIATAVASALTDITGCVGSNAVTVDYLIFNSLGFWTGTNPLNGKPLANLRIIETGVMTQVDDNTLQMDITYNNGDKAVLTGVKQGQLVTYYIDGVVVSEISMEQLQAFTAS; this is encoded by the coding sequence ATGATAATACATAACAAATATAAAAAAATCATTATTGCGACGGCAGTGGCTTCCGCTCTTACCGATATCACGGGTTGCGTCGGCAGTAACGCGGTAACAGTCGATTACTTGATCTTTAATTCACTTGGATTCTGGACTGGTACAAACCCGCTTAATGGTAAACCACTCGCTAATTTACGTATTATCGAAACAGGCGTGATGACGCAAGTGGACGATAATACCTTACAGATGGACATCACCTACAATAATGGCGATAAAGCGGTATTAACAGGGGTTAAACAAGGTCAGTTAGTGACGTATTACATCGACGGTGTTGTTGTTAGCGAAATCTCGATGGAACAATTACAAGCCTTTACAGCGTCATAA
- a CDS encoding DUF1090 domain-containing protein, whose amino-acid sequence MKTNFKLALCVLLGISTNALASDCSALKACDKKICEINTQLSMAESAHNQHKVDGLNKALKYATEYCTTDGLRDDIKDKIEDSMEDIEDYKSDLKEAKSDNKMDKVEKYTRKIAQENDKISMLKLELADLE is encoded by the coding sequence ATGAAAACTAACTTTAAACTAGCCCTGTGCGTACTACTCGGTATATCTACAAATGCGTTAGCTTCTGATTGCAGTGCATTAAAAGCATGTGATAAAAAGATTTGTGAGATCAATACCCAACTGTCGATGGCTGAATCTGCTCATAATCAACATAAGGTTGATGGCTTAAATAAAGCATTAAAATATGCCACTGAATATTGCACCACCGATGGCTTACGTGATGATATAAAAGATAAAATAGAGGACTCGATGGAAGATATTGAGGACTATAAATCAGATCTCAAGGAGGCTAAATCAGATAATAAAATGGATAAAGTTGAAAAATATACACGTAAGATTGCACAAGAAAATGACAAGATATCAATGCTTAAACTTGAGCTAGCTGATTTAGAATAA
- a CDS encoding methyl-accepting chemotaxis protein, translated as MKKIILIVVFAMFVIAAITSIVSTSYISHKEIDKIILKKSQEQASLLATNVEYVLEKSSQPIIDLQALVTALKVRPDISYAIVINKDVKAVAHSDKEKINKVYDDSYSVAGASQGVSQHSKWYADVQEVWVYDIMSPVYVNGELYGTVDIGIPITEVSDAASDILMTQLVAISGIFLLCICVLIWLMGRLFKPLSGLQLALEDISKGDGDLTVRLPVKGDDEIANISKAFNAFAGNINEIITQVVKTGLDLGHSATDVRDQALRSLSRGEMQSEQSLLVVTSMNEMIATINEISSNASGAADAAKNVNHETQEGNNVLQEAAGTIRNLSEEINSTSLVITSLAERTQSIGSILEVINGISEQTNLLALNAAIEAARAGEAGRGFAVVADEVRTLATKTAQSTGEIQNMIDQLQREAKSAVDAMGCSKSLTVEGSKATEEAQEALTRISNQVIAILDLNTQVATATEEQSSVSNEININMDTVNNSIVEGAAASKELEVTSRNLTELAYTLDQHVGSFKI; from the coding sequence ATGAAAAAAATAATACTAATCGTTGTATTCGCAATGTTTGTCATTGCTGCGATAACAAGCATTGTATCTACATCTTATATTTCGCATAAAGAAATAGATAAAATAATTCTTAAAAAATCGCAAGAACAAGCCTCTTTACTCGCGACTAATGTTGAATATGTGCTCGAGAAGTCATCACAACCCATTATAGATCTACAAGCATTAGTTACGGCTCTGAAAGTGCGTCCTGATATTTCTTATGCGATTGTGATTAATAAAGACGTTAAAGCTGTCGCGCACAGTGATAAAGAAAAAATTAATAAAGTGTATGATGATAGCTATAGCGTAGCAGGCGCAAGTCAAGGTGTTTCACAGCATTCAAAATGGTATGCGGATGTACAAGAAGTATGGGTTTACGACATTATGTCTCCGGTTTACGTTAATGGTGAACTCTACGGTACTGTCGATATTGGTATTCCGATTACTGAAGTCAGTGACGCGGCATCTGATATTCTAATGACACAGCTTGTTGCAATATCGGGGATATTCCTTCTTTGTATATGTGTACTTATTTGGTTAATGGGACGTCTTTTTAAACCGCTTTCAGGTCTACAGTTAGCGTTAGAAGATATATCTAAAGGTGATGGTGATTTAACTGTAAGATTACCTGTTAAGGGTGATGATGAAATTGCAAATATCTCTAAAGCGTTTAATGCCTTTGCAGGCAACATTAATGAGATCATTACACAGGTAGTTAAAACAGGTTTAGATCTTGGGCATTCTGCAACAGATGTTAGAGATCAAGCACTGCGTTCTTTGTCTCGCGGCGAAATGCAAAGTGAACAATCTTTATTGGTTGTTACCTCGATGAATGAAATGATCGCAACGATTAATGAAATATCTTCAAATGCATCAGGCGCTGCTGACGCCGCTAAAAATGTGAATCATGAAACTCAAGAGGGTAACAATGTATTGCAAGAGGCAGCTGGCACAATCCGTAACCTGTCTGAAGAAATTAACAGTACCTCGCTCGTCATTACTTCGTTAGCGGAAAGAACGCAATCCATAGGCTCGATACTTGAAGTGATTAATGGTATTTCAGAACAAACTAACTTGCTTGCTTTAAACGCAGCTATTGAAGCTGCTCGTGCAGGTGAAGCTGGGAGAGGGTTTGCAGTTGTTGCTGATGAAGTGAGAACCTTGGCGACTAAAACGGCTCAATCGACAGGTGAAATTCAGAATATGATTGATCAACTGCAACGTGAAGCAAAAAGTGCAGTGGACGCGATGGGCTGTAGTAAGTCTTTAACGGTTGAAGGTTCAAAAGCAACTGAAGAAGCGCAGGAGGCACTGACTAGGATCTCAAATCAGGTTATCGCCATTCTTGATTTGAATACGCAAGTTGCCACGGCGACCGAAGAGCAATCGAGTGTATCCAATGAAATTAATATCAATATGGATACGGTGAATAACTCAATCGTTGAGGGGGCTGCTGCGAGTAAGGAATTAGAAGTGACGAGTCGAAATTTAACCGAACTAGCATACACTTTAGATCAACACGTAGGTTCTTTTAAAATATAG
- a CDS encoding ATPase, with the protein MEKQKTLVSWSTGKDAAWTCLQLAQDPTIEIVGIFCSVNAQYQRTAVHSVRIELLQRQAAAMNLPLDIIEIPYPCSNVEYEAIMDAFVAKAKLRDVVNFAYGDLFLADIKNYRVNNLVGSGINAIFPLWQLETALLAKDMIAGGQQAIVTCVDPRRLSVDYVGKVFDGAFIASLPEGIDPCGENGEFHTFVFDSPLFSDPIHIKTGELNGEGHYTWIDLDLDLDLDRKELESI; encoded by the coding sequence ATGGAAAAGCAAAAAACATTAGTATCGTGGAGTACCGGAAAAGATGCCGCTTGGACTTGCTTACAATTGGCGCAAGATCCAACAATCGAAATCGTCGGTATTTTCTGCTCGGTGAATGCCCAGTATCAACGTACTGCAGTACATTCTGTGCGTATTGAATTGTTGCAACGTCAGGCTGCAGCAATGAATTTACCTTTGGATATTATCGAAATTCCATATCCGTGTAGCAATGTTGAATATGAAGCAATAATGGATGCGTTTGTTGCAAAAGCGAAACTGCGTGACGTGGTTAATTTTGCTTACGGTGATTTGTTTTTAGCGGATATTAAAAATTACCGGGTGAATAACCTTGTTGGCTCTGGTATTAATGCCATCTTCCCGTTGTGGCAACTAGAAACTGCCCTATTGGCTAAAGATATGATTGCTGGTGGTCAGCAGGCAATCGTCACTTGCGTCGATCCACGCCGCTTATCTGTTGATTATGTCGGTAAAGTATTTGATGGCGCGTTTATCGCCAGTTTACCTGAAGGTATCGACCCTTGTGGTGAGAATGGCGAATTCCATACCTTTGTATTTGATAGTCCGTTATTTTCAGACCCGATCCATATTAAAACGGGTGAGCTAAACGGTGAAGGGCATTATACTTGGATAGACTTAGACTTAGACTTAGACTTAGATAGAAAAGAACTGGAATCGATTTAG
- a CDS encoding DUF5522 domain-containing protein: MTKSVVEDKIVNIEENAEPMAKQCSECQAEFGCGVEAASEQGGCWCQDLPAIMPLGTLSDCLCKTCLAKVIGAEILKQLNAAGSPKARLALAEPYRHQKELVENIDFTIENGRYVFSEWYHLKRARCCGNDCRHCAYK, encoded by the coding sequence ATGACTAAGTCAGTTGTTGAAGATAAAATTGTAAACATTGAAGAAAATGCTGAGCCAATGGCGAAACAATGCTCTGAGTGCCAAGCTGAATTTGGTTGTGGCGTCGAAGCAGCAAGCGAGCAGGGTGGTTGTTGGTGTCAGGATTTACCGGCTATTATGCCACTTGGTACATTGAGTGACTGCTTGTGTAAAACGTGTCTAGCCAAAGTCATTGGCGCAGAGATTTTGAAACAGCTAAATGCAGCGGGATCACCAAAAGCTCGTCTAGCCCTTGCTGAACCATACCGTCATCAAAAAGAACTCGTTGAGAATATCGACTTTACCATAGAAAACGGCCGTTACGTTTTTAGTGAGTGGTATCATTTAAAACGTGCACGTTGTTGTGGCAATGATTGTCGTCATTGCGCTTATAAATAA